A stretch of DNA from Malus sylvestris chromosome 9, drMalSylv7.2, whole genome shotgun sequence:
tagtactacgatttagTAATATTTCTATTCATTTGTAATTGAGATGTCTTacgttcgattctcaccaaagacaaatttgaaccacatccAACCTTAGTTTGGCTATGGAGTTAGAGTCTCGTTTTCTCTCATGGTTGGGTTTTTCTCTGGGTTTTTGTTTCTATGATTCTTTAGCGCGTGTTTATATTTTAGTTCATCAATTCCTTTCGGGGTTTTGTGTTGATCATGCACTTCTCTTCCAACCTTTAAAACAGTACAGTTCCCATTTACCTACCCACACCTTATTGGcccttttaattcaatttttctCCGTTGTTggtattttactatttttttatccttcctttttggtttggttttttttttttttttgggacctTTTATCcacatttttttatctttcgaCACGAGTTACAAACACACAACCAAAGAGAGTGCTTGGTCCATCACGGGCCTACTTTCAGAAAGATCCACTTGATTGTATGGGCATACACATGACGTGGTCCTCTAGGCAAAAACAAGAGTTTCCCCCTTTGAAGGGGTCGTCAACATGTTAATTTAACACCAAACAACAATGGGTGCATAGCTTTGAACTGGAATAAATATAACCCTTCAGTTTTATAAATACAGGCTGCAACAATAGAATTTATAATATACAAATTCTGCTTTTCAATCTCTATGCATATATAGGCAACTCCAGCATTTTGTTGTCAAAGATTGTATTTTCTAAGCTCTGGAGAGGTTCTTGAGGGGCGAATTATCGATTTAGTATACGCAATAGGCAAGGCAAGTAGTTTCTTAGCTTTGCTTACATAAGCCCTTCTTGTGAAGTTGTTGTAATCGTTAGCTTCTATCTCGTCCAATATTTGGCGATACAGGAGTAGCGACGCCAATACCTGCAACGGTTTAATGTTTTGATCAGATGTTTTAGAAAAATTTGGACGGTTGATCGGATAGACACAATAATTTTTCGTGAAAGTTTAACTAGAACCAAGTAGGATCTCATATCTTTGTCagtttttgtttcatatttacTAAACTTGCGAGGCTTACCGGCCATCTGCTGGCTTCACTCAACTCTGTCACTCCCTTCTCTGCCTCGTCGAAGAACATCCTTGCCCTCTTAATTTGATCCTTCATGAAACTCCTCCATTTGTCTGTGACCTTTCCAGCATATATATCAGCGTCGGAGAGCCCTGCTTCTTCAAGCTCATCTTGGGGTAAATAAATTCTTCCTCTCCTTGCACTGCTCAAGAGAATGTTTGTCAGTGGGATACAAACTACAACATTCATGAAAGTGATTGCTCCTAGTACTAATATCGAGAGTAAGAGAtcaagagagagtgagagaatgaAGTCTGTTATAAGATTCCAATTGCATCTCTGTCTCTTCTCTCGCTCTAATTCAACTAAAGTTAGAGAATTGTGTCTTGCAGTCTTATGTGACTTTCGAAAGCAAGCAGCTAAAATATCAGACTTTGTCAGAGCTATCTTCAATTGAATATACCAGCTTACTCTATAGCTTTGGGCACATTTGTTTCAACAATGTTGCTAACATGACTAAAATGTTCAGTTATAAATCGTTAATGTTGTATACTTACTCCTCCCCAACATCACGGAGTATGTTTGTTAGCTGATTCGCAATCCCTAATGCCAAGGCAGCATTATATACACTCTCCGTTGTTGCTTGCGATTCAGGTGAAATGCCCATAACTGGAACACTCATTAATCCAACAGTTCCGGCAACATAATAGCAGTAAAGATATAGTTCATCGAAGTTTTGGTATCTTGACTTCCTGAGGTCCATTCTCATTCCTTCTATCATATCTTTGAATGGCTACAGAAAGAGCACAAGGTGGAGTCAGAACTCAGAAGTTACTCAAAAAGCAAAGCCTTCAATTAAATTCACAAGCTTTCCCGTTGTTTTGATTTAACTATCAATCAAATTGGAAAGGGAACTTTTCGGTGGATGAAAATGGATACGTATTCAACTCAAATGTTTCTAAGTTCCTTTTCACATTTCAAGATACAGtttcaaaagaagaaagataaaaagacaaaattagtaTCACACATGCAAAAACTAAGTCTTTAAAGATGAAAGCAAAAAACTTAGGCCTTTTGACTTTATAAAATCTTTGAGCAGTAATTCTAACCTGAATGTCAACCGGAAATTTGGTGACCGTATCTGACAAAGCAGCATCAAGCATATCAAATGGACGACCTTGGAACAGATCGTCCAATCTCAATTCCCACCTATCTAAAGCTGTGGGTGTTATGTGTGAAGCATTAGGCCCATCAACAAGCTCATCCGTCCTCCTGCACCACACTATATGTGCAAGAGATCATAAGGCAATATGTTTTGTCACTTGTGCTGAAGTGAAGAGTAAGCATCCATGGAAAATATATGTTTCACAGAAAATGTATTATCTGAGAAGAACAGAAAGGACTAATCTCCTGACCACCTCTGTCATATGCTACTCAAGCAAATAATCAGTATAATATACGCTGCAGTACAATTTCTACTCCTCCTATTTCTCCTCTCAATCTCTTTTCTGTCCCTCTCTCTTCACAGAAAGGATGTACATTAACTTCGCTTCACATTGATGGTAGTGCATGGTGTTTTCGAAGTTTGAGAAGAAATTTTTGTAGCGATGCAGGAGTTCACAACTCGCAAGAAAATTAATCATTTAAGGAGAAAAGACGAACAATACATGTTCTCACTTTGGTTCATTCAGATAGGACATGTGAAGGCTGGTCTTCAATATTTAGAAGATGATGAATTTTCAAGACCTCTTGTCcttaaattgaatttgaattcgGACAAGTTGAAGACAATCAAATCATTCTTCGTAAACACAGATTCAGTGGACAAGTATTACTTTTATGATCTCACAGTTTCGCTCTCTGCTAAAGGTAACCTACCAAATATATGGAATGTACTTTTGCTACCAAAAGGAATAAACGCTTCATTTAGGATTCAGTCCAAAGTATCAGAATAACAGTTATAGTCACTCACCATATATTGCCCAGATGGCCCTTCTTCTTTCGGGCGTCATAAGCAGAGTACctgaaaagtgaaaaagaataagaATTAGGTAACTCCAAAAGATTAGTAATTGCAGTTAGACCACTACTTTAGCTGCAAAGTTCAACCAATATGCCTTTAAACAGCCAAACTAAAAATTATGCAAGAGAGGACCAACCGAGGTAAAAAGTCTTGGCATACTCTGCACATACTTCTCCACATCGATCATAAGCTTTACTCAACAAGCTCAGATTCCCGGGAACAATAATATCCGGCTTCACATCAAGATATCCATTAGACCTCAACTGCTTCTTAACCAGGGATGCCTGCTTCAGCACCACGTCATACACCTTCTGTTCCGACGAGACAGCTGATTCTCCAAGCGGGTTGGCCACCATGCTTAATGAAACTGGAAATTTGGCTTCACTCCCTAAACCAGACCCTCCTACTGATGAATACTTCACATCTGTGCAGAGAGAGCACGATTTCCAATCCTGTTTCCCACCCATCTTTGCTCTAATCGAACTTCGATTCCCCAAAACAAACCTCGATGAATCTAAAATCCCATAGAATTTGAACACCTCGGTGTTGGGGGAAACAACCCAAACTAATGCCACAGACATGTTTGTTTCAACTTGAAAACACCAACCTCAGCCCACCAACCAAACAAACTCTAGCCAGATATGCCTTGTCGTCTTACACTTCTTTCTCAAACCTTAATTCACACAAAAACTCATTTCATTCAGTTTCATCATCCTGTTTGAAAGCAAAGTATAAGCCcacaaaaaatggagaaaaaaaacAGCCGAACAAACTCTAACTACTTGATTCCTCACTTACCCAAAACAGAAAAGCAAAGGCTTTTTTATTCGGCTCCCGAATCCCTCTAACTCGATTTTAATCTTACTTTCTcccttaaaactcaaacttcGCCACTCAACTCCTGTAACTCGATCTTTGTTTCACTTGTAAATAAAAAAGcattaacaacaacaacaaacataaattgaaactaaaatgGTCAACAACTTGACAAGCAGATAATCACTGAATGCctgaaacaaatatttgtaagCAAAAACTGTGCCCACTTTTGTAGCATCAAAGAGGGGAAGTAGAACAACGGGTTCTCTACCTGTTTGTTGGGTTTGTAGGATGCTGCTTTTGCTTAGAGACCCACTTCCACTGTCTACTTAAAGAAAAAGCAGCATCAGCATCTTCCAAAAAACCAAGTTCAAAGCGTCACCATCTTcccctaaaaaaatacaaactaaCAACGGCCATTAAGACGTTTTCCTCCATAACCCGACACCTCACCTCTCCACTCTtccagactctctctctctctctctctctagattctcTCTCTAACTACAATGCGTTTGGTTCTTAACTTGTTTCTCTGTTTTCCAATTTCCTACAAAAATGTATTTTCTTCTggttttctaatttttgtttatatatttttaaccCTAAAACTGAGATTTGGCTGATTCATTTGTTTCTTGTGCATTCCCTCAAATCTTGGTTTTTTGGatttggtttgtttgtttgttttttttttttttttttttttttttttttggtaagcAAGTTGCGACCTTTCGTCATAAGATAGGGCATGAAATAAAATGCTGCAAATGTTTCATCCCTTTTAAGtttccttcaatttcaactCGACCCGTTTGCAAGTTCGGGttgacttggattttttattttattttattttttagagtgCTGCTAGGTCCGTCTGCTTGATATATTTTTCCAACCACCTCATAGGCATTTATCATGAACATTTAGATGAGTCCGTTTAATGAAACAAATGCGTGGACATAGTAgcacattttttttaagtatctaTGGACTGTTTTAATATATGAATTCTCTGCGTTTACTAACATATGTAGATCAAAACACTCGATAATCAAATACTTTGCAACAACTAAATAGTTCTCTACATCTACTTTGCAACACTTGATCGTTGGCTTTGATGAATCACACGATATTGATCGAGGGTATGCTGAAATGCGTGCATCCTTAAAAAAAACTGTCGTGTCAAGCCACCAACTAGTGctctttaaaataaataaataaataaaagaaaactgaATTCTTCACATTTACGAACACCTAAAATAAGTGACTAGTCGAATTCTCATTACTTCCTCCATCTCCAAGTTCTctaattcttcacatttgaTAACAATATTGTATGATATATTGTTATTGCAATTAGTGATTTCAAAATTTAACATATTACCTTCATAAGTTTTGTTtctagggagttttaacaaaaaccacatttttaccttttcctGGTATTATTCATTAGacctttatttgttattttacattaaaactaaagtttttttttttaacttttcattagttttcctttgttttctatGCAAAGTTATGATCACAATTTAGagacatgttttgtttttaggagtaggattctcttccctctttttttcccttctattaggattctcttccccttttttttttccctcccatTACCGCTCCTCTTATTTGAAcggttaggccatctccaaccgaagggtccagaaggccgaaaatagccctaaaaccatctccaaccgagggctaggccagagggctttGGAATCtaggagggccccacgggatcggagaagGCTGGAGGGTTGGAGGGCtggcttattttttttttaatgttttctattgctgtcggttaaaaccgacagcattgaagaggttttttttttttaatagtttgaaatgtttttgaatataacggctagtagccgttggattattaggcctctttttttttttttttttttataatgattttaaacttctttttttttttttttaatgaatttaaacttctttttttcccttttttttccttttcatatgaatcaaattttgtttcatattttttttcctataacttctatttcacaaaatttgtttcatattttttttcaattctatttttttcgtataacttcctaggccatttatacaacattaaattgtagtttttaaataataaattatgtttggccctatggccctttggccctcggttggagacggttttttgtgacagggctaaaacgagccctttggccctctggccctcggttggagacggaggcaaatatggccctgtactgttcattaaaatattaatatattggggaatcttggagggccagagggctcaaacgagccctctggccagccttcggttggagatggccttatgtTAAGTCaagtcaacatcttatattaattttttttatagaaaaataaagacaaaatagagaatgtgaaAGAAGTTGATGGAAATATGAGGTGAGAGATTTTAAAGTATAAAAATGGCATGTCGGTTGCATATGACACTGTTTTTATTCGAAATAGGTGgaccaaattaataatttataacttTGAAAAGTCGGTGAGTTATAAAAAGGTCCGAACCCGTACCCGGACAAGAGACCCGAGAGTAAGAGTCAGCACTTTATCCAGAAAGCAAGAAAATGGCAATCCAATAAGGATGACAACGCGGAAAAGCCGCCCAATCACTGGAGGATAACCTTATCAAATGCCAAACAACAGAAAGGTGATGGGTGGGATAGTCCACGTGGCAAATGCTGAGCATGCAATTGAATCCTTTCACTTGATTAGGGGAGAGGAAAAAGTTGTGTGTAAATGAATCCAAGTTAGGTATCATAACATTTCCCGTGTCACGAGTGTACGACAAAGTTGATACATTTCAGGTTTTAATTCACATCTTATACGCCATACGGAAGAATAAGACATTACGTAACTGTATTTTAAGTACAGTGAAAAATTGCTATAAAACTAGGAGATATTTTTGACCAAAAACCCTTCACGAGGTGTTTCTATGGCGGTGCTATGTTTATGTTTCACATTTTATAATTGAGTAAACAACCATGactcatatattttattttaaaatataattaaaataaatatatttgttAAAATCTAAGTGAATGATAACACCACATAATATGTTCCGGACACAACaacaacgaaaaaaaaaaatacactcatGTAAATAGTGATGCCACATGCATAGCGACTATTGGACCAATTCGTGAACACGTGACAAATTTCTAATCAAGCGCGCAACGCGACTGAGATTATGCACTATTTGCAAGAGAACACCTCTCAAAAAAAATTAAGCGAGAAAGTGCGAGTGATGGTGTGGCGTACTGTAGCATTGTGGGTGTGAAGTCATCTGGTTGGGTGATTGTCGTTTATTATTTGCCCAACTAAATattccaaaggaaaattaattaaaaaaatacttgaaaactttgagttttaacgataagaacaaaataaaaagtaaagtaaatagtactaagattgactttttaatgtaaaaaaatatgatttttcgttaaaatgaacaagatcgaaaatttttcgttaaaattcttaaTATTCAAAGACAAAAAGTGTGAGGGTGGGGATGTGAGTGCGATTGTCGTTTTGCTTTTTAGTGTTTGCGTATTTGTATTGGACATGGAGTGCAAAATTGCGTCGGAAAGGACTGACATAGCTTTGGTGTTGGGGGCCCATTGTCCACAAGTTTCGGTTGAGGATTCGAATGTCAGGTATTTGGACACGTAGTCCTTTTGCACTTTCTCTGGCCTTCTATTGTTGTATGTACCACCAATAATTCGTCACCATGCTATTTTTTCCCTAATACAATCATATATTTACGCATATCGGATGAGATGTGATTAGTCGTATAATCAGTCATAATAATTTGATTTATATTCCGTCTAAGATCGTAGTACTAGTACCGAGTTACATCCATAACCATGCATTTGATCTCATGTTAGCTAACTAGTCGTACAACCATGTGGAGGTGTGCCTAATTTATGTGTTATTTTTCTTAAAAGAGAATCAACCGGTTGAGAAGTCAAAGCAGTTCATATTTTCAGAAGTTGAGAGGAATCGCAAAGGCATTTGAACCTTTTTCTTGTCACCATCGTGTAATTTACACACATAAAAAATCGAACTCAGAACCAATCATGTGAAATATGAGTCGGAAATTTGTCCCAACCATTGAATCATCATATGGTGGTTCTAATCTATGTGATATTTAAAAATGGGGCATTGGAGAATAAACACTTGGAACCAACGAAGATGACTTTTACCAGCAAAATGCTGATTGTGTCATGTGATATGTCACGATCCAAATTGAGACAGAATTTTGAGACAGTCCAAGTTTTGTGAACTTGTTCATTTATCAAGAACTCTATATTCCagattattttcttttattaaccCCTAAATCGAGATTAGGGCTCTTTTTCTTTGATGGTGCTGCTATAGTTTGATTTGATGACGTCAACTATTGTTTTGTTGGATGGTGATCCTTTGATGTATTTGTTATCAAAGCTTTCATACTTAAATTATAACACGTGTATATactttaaaagtaaaataaatcaATTATGTTATTATAATGCGTAAAATAATACACCACGTAACTTATGTTATAAGTCTCTATATCCCCCTCTACAACTCAGTCCAACCAAAAggctctctcttttttcttgaAAACCCAGAAGGCTATCTTGGATCAAGCCAGTGGGATGAAAAATGGGTCCAAGATAGAGGGAGAAAGTGAGTTGGAGAGGAAAAGGATCCGGCCCGTGATCTTAccccgttcatcgtacatcgtacgatcataaatcatttcaaaatttaaaatttaagatcaaatatgaatag
This window harbors:
- the LOC126582124 gene encoding phytoene synthase 2, chloroplastic; protein product: MSVALVWVVSPNTEVFKFYGILDSSRFVLGNRSSIRAKMGGKQDWKSCSLCTDVKYSSVGGSGLGSEAKFPVSLSMVANPLGESAVSSEQKVYDVVLKQASLVKKQLRSNGYLDVKPDIIVPGNLSLLSKAYDRCGEVCAEYAKTFYLGTLLMTPERRRAIWAIYVWCRRTDELVDGPNASHITPTALDRWELRLDDLFQGRPFDMLDAALSDTVTKFPVDIQPFKDMIEGMRMDLRKSRYQNFDELYLYCYYVAGTVGLMSVPVMGISPESQATTESVYNAALALGIANQLTNILRDVGEDARRGRIYLPQDELEEAGLSDADIYAGKVTDKWRSFMKDQIKRARMFFDEAEKGVTELSEASRWPVLASLLLYRQILDEIEANDYNNFTRRAYVSKAKKLLALPIAYTKSIIRPSRTSPELRKYNL